Proteins encoded in a region of the Variovorax sp. PAMC 28711 genome:
- a CDS encoding putative quinol monooxygenase has protein sequence MLAHAEGHATRPHLHPGVQVLGDQGAEGRKAFFIQIEARPGQEDAVVQMLRDIRACVENEPGTGPWFAVRFSTTRFGIFEAFPDLAGRQAHVEGGGGKIFRDVERMNAILEGAAQVHRVDVLMSKDRFSHL, from the coding sequence ATGCTGGCCCATGCAGAGGGCCACGCAACCCGCCCCCACCTTCACCCCGGTGTGCAGGTGCTGGGAGACCAGGGCGCCGAAGGCCGCAAGGCCTTCTTCATCCAGATCGAGGCGAGGCCCGGCCAGGAAGACGCGGTGGTGCAGATGCTGCGCGACATCCGTGCCTGTGTCGAAAACGAGCCCGGCACCGGCCCTTGGTTCGCCGTGCGGTTCTCGACGACGCGCTTCGGCATCTTTGAAGCTTTTCCCGATCTGGCGGGGCGCCAGGCCCATGTGGAGGGGGGCGGCGGCAAGATCTTTCGCGATGTCGAACGAATGAATGCGATCCTGGAGGGCGCTGCACAGGTTCACCGTGTCGACGTTCTGATGAGCAAGGATCGCTTTTCGCATCTATAG
- a CDS encoding DUF3830 family protein produces MTRLNITAGGLKFIAETHPDAPLTVAAFSKLLPYRQKLIHVRWSGEGCWVPLGEFKLENDGVPVGFENHTSHPSVGDILFYPGGYSETEIIWAYGACSFASKMGQLAGNHFLTIVEGKEQLRELGTKVLWEGAQDVLFELV; encoded by the coding sequence ATGACCCGTCTCAACATCACCGCCGGCGGCCTCAAGTTCATCGCCGAAACCCATCCCGACGCGCCGCTCACCGTGGCGGCGTTCTCGAAGCTGCTGCCGTACCGGCAAAAGCTCATCCATGTGCGCTGGAGCGGCGAAGGCTGCTGGGTGCCACTCGGCGAATTCAAGCTCGAGAACGACGGCGTGCCTGTCGGCTTCGAGAACCACACCAGCCATCCGTCGGTGGGCGACATCCTGTTCTATCCGGGCGGCTACAGCGAGACCGAAATCATCTGGGCCTACGGCGCCTGCAGCTTCGCCAGCAAGATGGGGCAGCTGGCCGGCAATCACTTCCTGACCATCGTCGAAGGCAAGGAGCAGCTTCGCGAACTCGGCACCAAGGTGCTGTGGGAAGGCGCGCAGGACGTGCTGTTCGAACTCGTCTGA
- a CDS encoding amidohydrolase family protein, whose product MTTTSTTPTTDSSFDCAWVLADPGSAPVQRDVRIGIADGRVAAIESLPAAVPGRRQLALPALANAHDHARTFRSATLGAFGQPLETWLPFLGVVPGMDPYLCAATSFARSVRNGVADLMVHYTRVQGGMPYVDEARAVARAARDVGVRIGFAIAMRDRNGIAYCDDATALGALRPGIREAVAARLSVKPVAPAQQLALVDEVAAMVEAGGDGEHVSVQYGPAAVQWCSTPLLEAIAQASANTGRPVHMHLLETQYQRRWADEAHPGGIVKFLDSIGLLTPRLTLAHCTWARPDELALIAERGATIAVNTSSNLGLKSGIAPLPEMLKQGCRVAMGLDGMAFDEDDDALREARLAYSLHRGWGYDTTMTPAQLWRFASRGRIAVGAPADLVLLDWDALDDDALFPDTDPLDLLLARANGRHIAKVLIGGRTVVDAGRVTGIDEPALRAELLARTRAALAADGAHAHWRTVVGELAEDLAPFYRHTGFGGCCN is encoded by the coding sequence ATGACGACGACTTCCACGACCCCCACGACCGATTCCAGCTTCGACTGCGCCTGGGTGCTGGCCGATCCGGGGTCGGCACCGGTACAACGCGATGTGCGCATCGGCATCGCCGACGGGCGTGTCGCCGCCATCGAATCGTTGCCGGCGGCCGTTCCCGGTCGTCGCCAGCTGGCGCTGCCGGCACTGGCCAATGCGCACGACCATGCACGCACCTTTCGCAGCGCGACGCTCGGCGCGTTCGGCCAGCCGCTGGAAACCTGGTTGCCCTTTCTCGGCGTGGTGCCGGGCATGGACCCGTACCTGTGCGCGGCCACGTCGTTCGCACGCTCGGTGCGCAACGGCGTCGCCGACCTGATGGTTCACTACACCCGCGTGCAGGGCGGCATGCCTTACGTCGACGAAGCCCGCGCGGTCGCGCGCGCCGCCAGGGATGTCGGCGTGCGCATCGGCTTCGCGATCGCGATGCGCGACCGCAACGGCATCGCGTACTGCGACGACGCCACCGCGCTGGGCGCACTGCGGCCCGGCATCCGCGAGGCAGTGGCTGCACGGCTGTCGGTGAAGCCGGTGGCGCCCGCGCAGCAGCTCGCGCTGGTCGACGAAGTCGCGGCCATGGTGGAAGCGGGCGGTGATGGCGAGCACGTCTCCGTGCAGTACGGCCCCGCTGCCGTGCAGTGGTGCAGCACGCCGCTGCTCGAAGCCATCGCTCAGGCTTCGGCCAACACCGGTCGCCCGGTGCACATGCACCTGCTCGAAACGCAATACCAGCGCCGTTGGGCCGACGAGGCGCACCCCGGCGGCATCGTGAAGTTCCTCGACAGCATCGGCCTGTTGACGCCTCGGCTCACGCTCGCGCACTGCACCTGGGCGCGCCCCGATGAACTCGCGCTGATCGCCGAGCGCGGCGCGACCATCGCGGTCAACACCAGCTCGAACCTCGGCCTGAAGTCGGGCATCGCGCCGCTGCCGGAAATGCTGAAGCAAGGCTGTCGCGTGGCGATGGGCCTCGACGGCATGGCCTTCGACGAAGACGACGACGCGCTGCGCGAAGCGCGGCTCGCTTATTCGCTGCACCGCGGCTGGGGCTACGACACGACCATGACGCCGGCGCAGCTCTGGCGTTTCGCGTCGCGCGGGCGCATTGCGGTCGGTGCGCCGGCCGACCTCGTGCTGCTCGACTGGGATGCGCTCGACGACGACGCGCTGTTCCCCGACACCGACCCGCTCGACCTGCTGCTCGCCCGCGCGAACGGCCGGCACATCGCGAAGGTGCTGATCGGCGGCCGCACGGTGGTCGATGCGGGCCGCGTGACCGGCATCGACGAGCCCGCGTTGCGTGCCGAACTCCTGGCGCGCACGCGGGCGGCGCTGGCGGCCGATGGCGCGCATGCACACTGGCGCACCGTCGTCGGCGAACTGGCCGAAGACCTCGCCCCTTTTTATCGGCACACCGGCTTCGGTGGCTGCTGCAACTGA
- a CDS encoding ABC transporter substrate-binding protein translates to MDRPVSRRSVTLAVAALAASAAFMPSQPAQAQAVTPIKFVLDWKLQGIHAWYYLAEDRGYFAQEKLAVTIDQGDGSAATVTKIMAGAYQAGFGDVNAVIQNASAKPGAAPVMVYMVYNRAPFALIVKADSPIKTLRDFEGRTIGTPAGGAAARMFPVMAAKSGVDASKVKWTNVAPNLQEQLMLKSHVDGSAVFSVTSYMNLVAQGLDPDKDIRWFHYADHGVELYGNGVMVSPQLIKDKPQAVAGLVRAIHKGVRDAAADPDAAIAALMKREPLLNKDLEKRRLLYTLKTIMLTPEVAANGFGDVSDARFARSFIQLKEAFDLQRVPTAAEVFDRRFLPPAAERKIAMK, encoded by the coding sequence ATGGACCGTCCTGTCTCCCGTCGCAGCGTCACGCTCGCCGTCGCCGCACTGGCCGCCTCTGCGGCCTTCATGCCCTCGCAACCGGCACAGGCGCAAGCCGTCACGCCGATCAAGTTCGTGCTCGACTGGAAGCTGCAAGGCATCCACGCGTGGTACTACCTGGCCGAAGACCGCGGCTACTTCGCCCAGGAAAAACTGGCCGTGACCATCGACCAGGGCGACGGCTCGGCCGCCACGGTCACCAAGATCATGGCGGGCGCCTACCAGGCCGGCTTCGGCGACGTGAACGCCGTCATCCAGAACGCATCGGCCAAGCCTGGCGCGGCGCCGGTGATGGTCTACATGGTCTACAACCGCGCGCCGTTCGCGCTCATCGTGAAGGCCGACAGCCCGATCAAGACCCTGCGCGATTTCGAGGGCCGCACCATCGGCACGCCCGCGGGCGGCGCCGCAGCGCGTATGTTCCCGGTGATGGCCGCCAAGAGCGGCGTCGACGCCTCGAAGGTGAAGTGGACCAACGTCGCGCCCAACCTGCAGGAGCAGTTGATGCTCAAGAGCCATGTCGACGGCTCTGCGGTGTTCTCGGTGACCAGCTACATGAACCTGGTCGCGCAGGGGCTCGACCCCGACAAGGACATCCGCTGGTTCCACTACGCCGACCACGGCGTGGAGCTCTACGGCAACGGCGTGATGGTGTCGCCGCAGCTCATCAAGGACAAGCCGCAGGCCGTGGCCGGCCTGGTGCGCGCGATCCACAAGGGCGTGCGCGACGCCGCCGCCGACCCGGACGCCGCCATCGCCGCGCTGATGAAGCGCGAGCCGCTGCTCAACAAGGACCTGGAAAAACGCCGGCTGCTGTACACGCTCAAGACCATCATGCTCACGCCCGAGGTGGCGGCCAACGGCTTCGGCGATGTGAGCGATGCACGCTTTGCACGGTCCTTCATCCAGCTGAAGGAGGCGTTCGACCTGCAACGCGTGCCGACCGCTGCGGAGGTGTTCGACCGCCGCTTCCTGCCCCCGGCGGCAGAACGCAAAATCGCCATGAAATGA
- a CDS encoding ABC transporter permease, protein MNALSPLVRQRLLSVGAFVGFFLLWEVVCLAFNVSDLILPRPSQIAKVLIEKMPLLWPHALQTLYTTFVGFAFGVLAGIVIGVGIGSSKLAYDVTYPLLVGFSSIPKVAVVPLFVVWFGAGTVPAILTSMVISIFPVVVNVATGLASTEPELEDVLKVLGARKRDILWNVGLPRALPYLFASLKIAITLSFVGTVLAETVASNKGIGTVMMIASGNFDVPMVFAGLFLLAAMGIVLYALSSLVEQRMTGWSQRKTDMAMG, encoded by the coding sequence ATGAACGCGCTCTCGCCGCTCGTGCGCCAGCGCCTGCTGTCCGTCGGCGCCTTCGTCGGCTTCTTCCTGCTGTGGGAAGTCGTCTGCTTGGCGTTCAATGTGTCCGACCTCATCCTCCCTCGCCCGAGCCAGATCGCGAAGGTGCTGATCGAGAAGATGCCGCTCCTGTGGCCGCACGCGCTTCAAACGCTCTACACCACCTTCGTCGGCTTCGCGTTCGGCGTGCTGGCGGGCATCGTGATCGGTGTCGGCATCGGCTCGTCGAAGCTGGCCTACGACGTGACCTATCCGCTGCTGGTCGGCTTCTCCAGCATCCCGAAGGTGGCGGTGGTGCCGCTCTTCGTCGTGTGGTTCGGCGCGGGCACGGTGCCGGCCATCCTCACCTCGATGGTGATCAGCATTTTCCCGGTGGTGGTGAACGTGGCGACCGGCCTCGCCAGCACCGAGCCCGAGCTGGAAGACGTGCTCAAGGTGCTCGGCGCAAGGAAGCGCGACATCCTCTGGAACGTCGGCCTGCCGCGCGCGCTGCCCTACCTGTTCGCATCGCTCAAGATCGCGATCACGCTGTCCTTCGTGGGCACCGTGCTGGCCGAGACGGTGGCGTCGAACAAGGGCATCGGCACGGTGATGATGATCGCCAGCGGCAACTTCGACGTGCCGATGGTGTTCGCCGGCCTCTTCCTGCTGGCGGCGATGGGCATCGTGCTCTATGCGCTGTCGTCGCTGGTCGAGCAGCGCATGACCGGCTGGTCGCAGCGCAAGACCGACATGGCGATGGGCTGA
- a CDS encoding ABC transporter ATP-binding protein — MRNAFIQLSDVMLRYGAGTVALDHTTLGIDEGDFVALVGPSGCGKSTILKLVAGLLRPSAGVVIAGGREVGAVGTQPSGVHASASPRLRVGLAFQNPTMLPWLTIRDNVMIPLKIVEPFRQDFRKKKKGEYTDRVEALLAQVGLKGFGEKRPWQLSGGMLQRASLCRALIHDPELLLLDEPFGALDQFTREELWDIMQKLWMDRRPTVLLVTHDLRESAYLANRICVMSSRPGRILETRDVGFARPRTLESSYAPEFALLVQQLRMRIADARRDGDATPPAAVASKVEEVAA; from the coding sequence ATGCGCAACGCCTTCATCCAACTGTCCGACGTGATGCTGCGCTACGGCGCGGGCACGGTCGCGCTCGACCACACGACGCTAGGCATCGACGAGGGCGACTTCGTCGCGCTGGTCGGGCCGAGCGGCTGCGGCAAGTCGACCATCCTGAAGCTGGTCGCCGGCCTGTTGCGGCCGAGCGCGGGCGTGGTGATCGCCGGCGGGCGCGAGGTGGGCGCGGTCGGCACGCAGCCGTCGGGCGTGCATGCGTCGGCCTCGCCGCGGTTGCGCGTCGGCCTGGCGTTCCAGAACCCGACGATGCTGCCCTGGCTCACGATCCGCGACAACGTGATGATCCCGCTCAAGATCGTCGAGCCGTTCCGCCAGGATTTCCGCAAGAAGAAGAAGGGCGAGTACACCGACCGCGTCGAAGCGCTGCTCGCGCAGGTCGGCCTCAAGGGCTTCGGCGAGAAGCGGCCCTGGCAACTGTCGGGCGGTATGTTGCAGCGCGCATCGCTGTGCCGCGCGCTGATCCACGACCCCGAGTTGCTGCTTCTCGACGAGCCCTTCGGCGCGCTCGACCAGTTCACGCGAGAGGAGCTCTGGGACATCATGCAGAAGCTCTGGATGGACCGGCGCCCGACGGTGCTGCTGGTGACGCACGACCTGCGCGAGTCGGCCTACCTCGCCAACCGCATCTGCGTGATGAGCTCGCGGCCCGGCCGCATCCTGGAGACGCGCGACGTCGGGTTCGCGCGGCCGCGCACGCTCGAGAGCAGCTACGCGCCCGAGTTCGCGCTCTTGGTGCAGCAACTGCGCATGCGCATCGCCGATGCGCGGCGCGATGGCGATGCGACGCCGCCTGCGGCCGTGGCTTCCAAAGTCGAAGAGGTGGCGGCATGA
- a CDS encoding ring-opening amidohydrolase codes for MTAVQKVDVFRVACSGPSDLSGVQALIDGKKLDPAQIVAVMGKTEGNGCVNDFTRDFAATAWCHFLAPHLGCTADAVHDRVALVMSGGTEGVLSPHFTVFTRGSVEASDTAGEKRLVIGTAHTRAFAPEEIGRMAQVEATADAVRAAMRDAGIDDVADVHFVQIKCPLLTSAKVLAAQQRGAATVTRDTYESMGWSRGASSLGVGLALGEFDAIDEATILHDPTLYSARASASAGIELEGNVVIVLGESARSASRFRIAHTVMQDAIDAASVRRMLRDAFGLDPERDADAIAARLVNLLAKAEASPSGQVRDARHTMLNDSDINSTRHARAAVGGVLASVVGRTALYVSGGAEHQGPPGGGPVAAIFAIAAH; via the coding sequence GTGACGGCGGTGCAGAAGGTCGACGTGTTCCGCGTGGCCTGCAGCGGACCGTCCGACCTGTCGGGCGTGCAGGCGCTGATTGACGGTAAGAAGCTCGACCCCGCACAGATCGTGGCGGTCATGGGCAAGACCGAAGGCAACGGCTGCGTCAACGACTTCACGCGCGACTTCGCGGCCACGGCCTGGTGCCACTTCCTGGCGCCGCATCTCGGCTGCACGGCCGATGCGGTGCACGACCGCGTCGCGCTCGTGATGTCGGGCGGCACCGAGGGCGTGCTGTCGCCGCACTTCACCGTGTTCACGCGCGGCAGCGTCGAAGCGTCGGACACCGCGGGCGAGAAGCGCCTCGTGATCGGGACCGCGCACACGCGCGCTTTCGCACCGGAAGAGATCGGCCGCATGGCCCAGGTCGAGGCCACCGCCGACGCGGTGCGCGCCGCGATGCGCGATGCCGGCATCGACGACGTGGCCGACGTGCACTTCGTGCAGATCAAGTGCCCGCTGCTCACCTCGGCCAAGGTGCTCGCGGCGCAGCAGCGCGGCGCCGCCACCGTGACGCGCGACACCTACGAATCGATGGGCTGGTCGCGCGGCGCTTCGTCGCTCGGCGTCGGGCTCGCGCTCGGCGAATTCGATGCAATCGACGAGGCGACGATCCTGCACGATCCCACGCTGTACTCGGCACGCGCCTCGGCCTCGGCCGGCATCGAGCTCGAAGGCAACGTGGTCATCGTGCTCGGCGAATCGGCCCGCAGTGCGTCGCGCTTTCGCATCGCGCACACGGTGATGCAGGACGCGATCGACGCCGCGAGCGTGCGCCGCATGCTGCGCGACGCGTTCGGGCTCGACCCCGAGCGCGATGCCGATGCCATCGCTGCGCGTCTTGTGAACCTGCTGGCCAAGGCCGAGGCCAGCCCGAGCGGCCAGGTGCGCGACGCGCGCCACACCATGCTGAACGACTCCGACATCAATTCGACGCGGCATGCCCGCGCGGCGGTCGGCGGCGTGCTGGCCTCGGTGGTCGGTCGCACCGCGCTGTACGTGTCCGGCGGCGCCGAGCACCAGGGCCCGCCCGGCGGCGGCCCGGTCGCCGCCATCTTCGCCATCGCTGCCCACTGA
- a CDS encoding dihydroorotase encodes MSKEVDLVIRGAHVVSPDQIIEASVAISGEHIVAVGHDDTMPAAREEMRADGLYLLPGAIDSHVHFRDPGYPNKETWKTGSAAAALGGVTTVFEMPNTNPPTGTVEALKIKLKAAESSYCDFGIHGLLGDDSIDQLEAMLDAGVTSFKAFVGNTFGNLPAPSDGALLEGFEILAPLGIRTVVHAENSSILFRRQKHLQESGRIDAMAHLAARPAVAEIEAINRVLTLAEWTGARVHIAHHSAADSLYLLREFKRRGVDVTAETCPQYLLLNTDHMLKLGGVMRVNPPIREARHNQPLWDALMDGTLDMIATDHAPHAPEEKTRANIWECDCGFPGVETQMPLMLTEVNRGRASLMDYVKWSSVAPAKAWGLYGTKGVIAPGAHADIAFVDMARAGTLSQNKLQSISKISPWNGRAVQGYPLHTLLRGRFMMRDGKLVTDAVGWGRSVKGIQKMPTAKPRNMEHYMSAIGEAPEGIPPNAVPLVDAL; translated from the coding sequence ATGAGCAAAGAAGTCGACCTCGTCATCCGTGGCGCCCACGTGGTGTCGCCGGACCAGATCATCGAAGCCTCCGTGGCGATTTCCGGCGAGCACATCGTCGCGGTCGGCCACGACGACACGATGCCGGCCGCGCGCGAAGAGATGCGCGCCGACGGCCTCTACCTGCTGCCCGGCGCGATCGACAGCCACGTGCACTTTCGCGACCCCGGCTATCCGAACAAGGAAACCTGGAAGACCGGTTCGGCCGCGGCCGCGCTCGGTGGCGTGACGACGGTGTTCGAGATGCCCAACACCAACCCGCCGACCGGCACCGTCGAGGCGCTGAAAATCAAGCTGAAGGCGGCCGAGTCGTCGTACTGCGACTTCGGCATCCACGGCCTGCTCGGCGACGACAGCATCGACCAGCTCGAGGCGATGCTCGACGCGGGCGTGACCAGCTTCAAGGCCTTCGTCGGCAACACCTTCGGCAACCTGCCGGCGCCGAGCGACGGCGCGCTGCTCGAGGGCTTCGAGATCCTGGCGCCGCTGGGCATCCGCACGGTGGTGCATGCCGAGAACTCGTCGATCCTGTTCCGCCGCCAGAAGCACCTGCAGGAGTCCGGCCGCATCGACGCGATGGCGCACCTGGCCGCGCGGCCCGCGGTGGCCGAGATCGAGGCGATCAATCGGGTGCTCACGCTGGCCGAATGGACCGGCGCGCGGGTGCACATCGCGCACCACAGCGCGGCCGATTCGCTCTACCTGCTGCGCGAGTTCAAGCGCCGCGGCGTCGACGTGACGGCCGAGACCTGCCCGCAATATTTGCTGCTCAACACCGACCACATGTTGAAGCTCGGCGGCGTGATGCGTGTGAACCCGCCCATCCGCGAGGCCCGCCACAACCAGCCGCTGTGGGACGCGCTGATGGACGGCACGCTCGACATGATCGCGACCGACCACGCGCCGCACGCGCCCGAGGAAAAGACGCGCGCCAACATCTGGGAGTGCGACTGCGGCTTCCCCGGCGTCGAGACGCAGATGCCGCTGATGCTCACCGAAGTGAACCGCGGCCGCGCTTCGTTGATGGACTACGTCAAGTGGAGTTCCGTCGCGCCGGCCAAGGCCTGGGGCCTGTACGGCACCAAGGGCGTGATCGCACCCGGTGCGCACGCCGACATCGCCTTCGTGGACATGGCGCGTGCCGGCACGCTGTCGCAGAACAAGCTGCAAAGCATCAGCAAGATATCGCCGTGGAACGGCCGCGCGGTGCAGGGCTACCCGCTGCACACGCTGCTGCGCGGCCGCTTCATGATGCGCGATGGCAAGCTCGTGACCGATGCAGTCGGCTGGGGCCGCTCGGTCAAGGGCATCCAGAAGATGCCGACGGCCAAGCCGCGCAACATGGAGCACTACATGAGCGCGATCGGCGAGGCGCCGGAAGGCATTCCGCCGAACGCGGTGCCGCTGGTGGACGCGCTGTGA
- a CDS encoding SDR family NAD(P)-dependent oxidoreductase has translation MDLQLKDKVTLITGPAKGMGAAITLAFAREGAKLVLAGRDTAAIEPVAAEARALGVDVIVVPCDLTAPAQTEALAVKALEAFGRIDVLVNVAGGSGPIGKTGWETTAEEFNEIVQLNMTGCFNTIHAVLPSMIERKSGKIVNVGGTFGLRGRAGRMAYSASKWGLRGITKSFALEAGPYNINVNNVAPGMVDGPRFREKVCANMTEKLGITLEEAMTRHAADYALKRVSTDADIANACLFMASEVSRQITGVDLPVDGGWAAL, from the coding sequence ATGGACCTGCAACTCAAAGACAAGGTGACGCTCATCACCGGCCCGGCCAAGGGCATGGGCGCCGCCATCACGCTGGCCTTCGCACGCGAAGGCGCGAAGCTGGTGCTGGCCGGCCGCGACACCGCCGCCATCGAACCCGTGGCCGCCGAAGCGCGCGCGCTCGGCGTCGATGTGATCGTGGTGCCCTGCGACCTGACCGCGCCGGCGCAGACCGAGGCGCTGGCAGTGAAGGCACTCGAAGCCTTCGGCCGCATCGACGTGCTGGTGAACGTGGCCGGCGGCTCGGGACCGATCGGCAAGACGGGGTGGGAAACCACCGCCGAAGAATTCAACGAGATCGTGCAGCTCAACATGACGGGCTGCTTCAACACGATCCACGCGGTGCTGCCGTCGATGATCGAACGCAAGAGCGGAAAAATCGTCAACGTGGGCGGCACCTTCGGCCTGCGCGGGCGCGCGGGTCGCATGGCGTACTCCGCGTCGAAGTGGGGCCTGCGCGGCATCACCAAGAGCTTCGCGCTCGAAGCCGGCCCCTACAACATCAACGTGAACAACGTCGCGCCCGGCATGGTCGACGGCCCGCGCTTTCGCGAGAAGGTGTGCGCCAACATGACCGAGAAGCTGGGCATCACGCTCGAAGAAGCGATGACGCGCCACGCCGCCGACTACGCACTCAAGCGCGTGTCGACCGATGCCGACATTGCCAACGCCTGCCTCTTCATGGCGAGCGAAGTGTCCAGACAGATCACCGGCGTCGACCTCCCCGTCGACGGCGGCTGGGCTGCACTCTGA
- a CDS encoding ABC transporter substrate-binding protein translates to MKAFLTACGLALAFIAAPAAAQTPIKLVLNWKYEGAQSWFFLAQDKGYFKEEGLDVTIDQGEGSAASIPKVAAGAYQAGFGDINALIDLASKRPADAPVGVYMLYNTPPFTLVVKSDSPIKTPKDLEGKTIGGPANDGALKLFPAFAKIAKIDASKVTITNMAPNLREQMLSRGQIDAGFGYVTTVSFSAKGMGLDPAKDLRFIRYGDYGMDLYSNTVFFAKSFVKENPKAVAGFVKALNRAVKEVIANPDAGVDYAIKREPLLKRDVEKEKLIATLKNDMSHPEIARIGLGDVDDARLTKDIAIVVEANGLPRTPTAGEIFDRSFLPARADRPSKTSN, encoded by the coding sequence ATGAAAGCCTTTCTCACCGCCTGCGGCCTCGCGCTCGCCTTCATCGCCGCGCCCGCCGCCGCGCAGACGCCCATCAAGCTGGTACTCAACTGGAAGTACGAAGGCGCGCAGTCGTGGTTCTTCCTTGCGCAGGACAAGGGCTACTTCAAGGAAGAAGGCCTTGACGTGACCATTGACCAGGGCGAGGGCTCTGCGGCGTCCATCCCCAAGGTGGCGGCCGGTGCCTACCAGGCCGGCTTCGGCGACATCAACGCGCTGATCGATCTCGCCTCCAAGCGGCCGGCCGATGCACCGGTGGGCGTCTACATGCTCTACAACACGCCGCCTTTCACGCTGGTGGTGAAGAGCGACAGCCCGATCAAGACGCCGAAGGACCTCGAAGGCAAGACCATCGGCGGCCCGGCCAACGACGGCGCGCTGAAGCTGTTCCCGGCCTTCGCCAAGATCGCCAAGATCGACGCGAGCAAGGTGACCATCACCAACATGGCGCCCAACCTGCGGGAGCAAATGCTGTCGCGCGGCCAGATCGACGCGGGCTTCGGCTACGTCACCACGGTGAGCTTCAGCGCCAAGGGCATGGGCCTCGACCCGGCGAAGGACCTGCGTTTCATTCGCTACGGCGACTACGGCATGGACCTGTATTCCAACACCGTGTTCTTCGCCAAGAGCTTCGTCAAGGAGAACCCGAAAGCCGTCGCCGGTTTCGTGAAAGCCCTCAACCGCGCGGTGAAGGAAGTCATCGCCAACCCGGACGCCGGCGTCGACTACGCCATCAAGCGCGAGCCGCTGTTGAAGCGCGATGTCGAGAAAGAAAAGCTCATCGCCACGCTCAAGAACGACATGAGCCACCCCGAGATCGCGCGCATCGGCCTCGGTGACGTGGACGACGCACGGCTCACGAAAGACATCGCGATCGTGGTCGAGGCGAACGGCCTGCCGCGCACGCCGACCGCGGGCGAGATCTTCGATCGCAGCTTCCTGCCGGCCCGCGCCGACCGCCCCTCCAAGACCTCCAACTGA
- a CDS encoding cysteine hydrolase family protein: MKAPSRVSRPKSAPVMPESVAFGPAAHNAWQLQGDKVSFVRRSPKPRPVLIADAAPQAVEIDLARSALIVVDMQNDFCHPEGWFAQKGLGTQAARKPIPVLQALLPAWRQAGGAVVWLNWGIRADKRNLAPTVQFKGKRTAEGVGYADHSPIDHGPSLVQGSWGAKVIDALAVSTADITVHKHRLSGFWDNELDTLLRQQGITTLLFAGINTDRCVFSTLQDANFLGYDCVLLQDACSTPSPAYVTQGVLYIVELLHGFVGSAASLMRALPASPRSSSSSKPRES, translated from the coding sequence ATGAAAGCCCCATCGCGCGTTTCCCGCCCCAAGTCGGCGCCTGTCATGCCCGAATCGGTGGCATTCGGCCCCGCCGCGCACAACGCCTGGCAGCTGCAGGGGGACAAGGTGAGCTTCGTGCGCAGGTCGCCCAAGCCGCGGCCGGTGCTGATCGCCGACGCCGCGCCGCAGGCGGTCGAGATCGACCTGGCGCGCAGCGCGCTGATCGTGGTCGACATGCAGAACGACTTCTGCCACCCCGAAGGCTGGTTCGCGCAGAAAGGCCTGGGCACCCAGGCCGCGCGCAAGCCGATCCCTGTGTTGCAGGCGCTGTTGCCCGCGTGGCGCCAGGCCGGCGGCGCGGTGGTGTGGCTCAACTGGGGCATCCGCGCCGACAAGCGCAACCTGGCGCCGACGGTGCAGTTCAAGGGCAAGCGCACCGCCGAGGGCGTGGGCTATGCCGACCATTCGCCGATCGACCACGGGCCGTCGCTGGTGCAGGGCTCCTGGGGCGCGAAGGTGATCGACGCGCTCGCGGTGTCGACCGCCGACATCACGGTGCACAAGCACCGTCTCAGCGGCTTCTGGGACAACGAGCTCGACACGCTGCTGCGCCAGCAAGGCATCACCACGCTGCTGTTCGCCGGCATCAACACCGACCGCTGCGTGTTCTCCACGCTGCAGGACGCCAACTTTCTCGGCTACGACTGCGTGCTGCTGCAAGACGCTTGCAGCACGCCGTCGCCGGCCTACGTCACCCAGGGCGTGCTCTACATCGTCGAGCTGCTGCACGGTTTCGTGGGCAGTGCGGCGTCGCTGATGCGCGCGTTGCCTGCTTCGCCACGTTCTTCTTCTTCATCCAAACCCCGGGAGTCCTGA